One Setaria viridis chromosome 5, Setaria_viridis_v4.0, whole genome shotgun sequence genomic region harbors:
- the LOC117858021 gene encoding GDSL esterase/lipase At5g45910: MGTLSPPRAVSLLVLVAVLFTSTGAVTAATATRRRYDAIFSLGDSYADTGNGPVVFGWHAIANPVMRPPYGSTFFGRPTGRNCDGRLAIDFLAESLGLPLVPPFLARNGSATSFRRGANFAVGGAPALDTTFFHRWDPPGGSVFPLNTSLDVQLQWFESLKPSLCATPKGCKELFGRSLFFVGPFGANDYLLSLAAKSVDEVRSFVPDVVGTISMAVERLIIHHGATTLVVPGVIPVGCAPPVLVTFADPDPAAYDPRTGCLKAINGIAARHNALLQEALRELRDKHRPAGVTIIYADFFGPVIDMVTSPAKFGFEGDVLTLCCGGPGRFNYNKQVFCGDRGAVKCRDPSARLFWDGVHLTEAAYRYIAAGWLNRIKSPGSDGGGTNRTTAATATVESSC; the protein is encoded by the exons ATGGGCACGCTCtcgccgccgcgtgccgtctcgctcctcgtcctcgtcgccgtcctgtTCACGTCGACGGGGGCCGTGACGGCGGCCACCGCTACCCGGCGACGCTACGACGCCATCTTCAGCCTGGGCGACTCGTACGCGGACACGGGCAACGGCCCCGTCGTCTTCGGCTGGCATGCCATCGCCAACCCCGTCATGCGGCCGCCCTACGGCTCCACCTTCTTCGGCCGCCCCACCGGACGCAACTGCGACGGCCGCCTTGCCATCGACTTCCTCG CCGAGAGCCTGGGCCTGCCGCTCGTCCCGCCTTTCCTGGCGCGCAATGGATCCGCCACCAGCTTCCGCCGCGGCGCCAacttcgccgtcggcggcgccccCGCCCTCGACACCACCTTCTTCCACCGCTGGGATCCACCCGGCGGCAGCGTGTTCCCGCTCAACACCAGCCTAGACGTGCAGCTGCAGTGGTTCGAGTCGCTCAAGCCCTCGCTCTGCGCCACACCCAAAG GTTGCAAGGAGTTGTTCGGCAGATCGCTCTTCTTCGTCGGCCCGTTCGGGGCCAACGACTACCTCCTCTCCTTGGCCGCGAAGAGCGTCGACGAGGTCAGATCGTTCGTCCCGGACGTCGTGGGGACCATCTCCATGGCCGTCGAG AGGCTGATAATCCATCACGGGGCGACGACGCTGGTGGTTCCCGGCGTGATCCCGGTGGGATGCGCGCCGCCGGTGCTCGTCACGTTCGCCGACCCAGACCCGGCGGCCTACGACCCCCGGACAGGCTGCCTCAAAGCGATCAACGGCATCGCCGCCCGCCACAACGCGCTGCTCCAGGAGGCCCTGCGAGAGCTCCGGGACaagcaccggccggccggcgtcacCATCATCTACGCCGACTTCTTCGGGCCCGTCATCGACATGGTCACGTCTCCTGCTAAATTCG GGTTTGAAGGAGATGTTCTTACGCTCTGCTGTGGAGGGCCGGGGAGGTTCAACTACAACAAGCAGGTTTTCTGCGGCGATCGAGGCGCGGTCAAGTGCAGGGACCCGTCTGCTCGCTTGTTCTGGGACGGCGTCCACCTGACGGAGGCGGCCTACCGGTACATCGCCGCCGGCTGGCTGAACAGGATAAAGTCGCCGGGAAGTGATGGCGGTGGTACCAACAGGACGACGGCCGCAACTGCAACCGTGGAGTCCTCGTGCTAA
- the LOC117855822 gene encoding G-type lectin S-receptor-like serine/threonine-protein kinase At2g19130, with protein sequence MVKANNWRSLFSSSFVLLFPPLINLVYSCCKFAYASDTLLPGQFLDENQGLVSKNGAFKLGFDCSSVHEDDYFYCGLGIWFAKPSSCNREYFPVWQPERDSCARFTLSLTENGVLNLTTYCGHYWYSSHMWNTFVNAAAVLLDNGNLVIRDQVNNSMVIWQSFDSPTNVLLSGGLLGLNKITGMTIILSCYSDYDNGGYTLSLDPTRRRGFIIQHNHLGHIFTGTFPRWMDIREDGHYALTFNDARTYIQLTNSGFVTFSKQGECDTVLWSAPDTLCDYYSYCGPYGLCTRSGSCTCPVGFDPSYAKEWKIVGCSRKEPLSCEESIVTHPEVTFYPIHGIHRYPQQDFMLNVSDMSECESSCLRNCSCIAFAYNTSCLMWFWDLWNTLVLDSGPNGNSMYIRIATKQQSGPRTVPLVSFWKRLVFGSMIGVLALVVIGLILLWRCRRKLFRARTVVDNGSLVVFSFVHIKNCTKNFSEKLGEGGFGCVFKGMLPGCTAVAVKKLKGLRQEDKQFRAEVQTIGMIQHINIVRLLGFCAEDSRRFLVYEYMANGSLSNHLFSKRSSKLSWELRYSIALGIAGGLAYLHEGCRDCIVHCDMKPDNILLDAELCPKIADFGMAKLLGRDFSRALTTMRGTIGYLAPEWISGVPITHKADVYSYGMVLLEIIAGRRNSEKIKEGKFTYFPIYAAVKVNEGDVMCLLDSSLEGNAEVEQLNRTCRVACWCIQDAEDHRPMMGQVVRMLEGVMDVEVPPVPRSLQNYVGIEDSISEDLNISY encoded by the coding sequence ATGGTGAAGGCAAACAACTGGAGGTCCTTGTTCTCATCTTCCTTCGTTTTACTATTTCCACCCTTGATCAACCTTGTATATTCCTGCTGCAAATTCGCATACGCATCAGACACCCTCCTTCCAGGACAATTCCTAGATGAAAACCAGGGCCTCGTCTCAAAAAACGGCGCCTTCAAGTTGGGTTTTGACTGCTCCTCCGTTCATGAAGATGATTATTTTTATTGCGGTTTGGGTATCTGGTTTGCTAAACCATCATCTTGTAATCGTGAATATTTTCCTGTTTGGCAACCTGAGCGGGATAGTTGTGCACGTTTTACCCTCTCACTCACAGAGAATGGCGTGCTAAATCTAACCACATACTGTGGCCACTATTGGTACTCATCCCACATGTGGAATACTTTTGTGAACGCTGCTGCAGTGCTTCTTGACAACGGAAATCTTGTAATAAGAGACCAAGTAAACAATTCCATGGTGATTTGGCAGAGTTTTGATAGCCCGACGAATGTACTGCTCTCTGGAGGACTCCTGGGATTAAATAAAATCACCGGCATGACCATCATCCTTTCCTGTTATTCTGATTATGATAATGGCGGATATACTCTGTCACTGGATCCAACTAGGAGGCGAGGTTTTATTATCCAGCATAATCATCTTGGTCATATATTTACTGGGACTTTTCCTAGATGGATGGATATTCGTGAAGATGGACACTATGCGCTAACATTCAATGATGCACGTACCTACATACAGTTAACTAACTCTGGATTTGTGACATTTTCTAAACAAGGGGAATGCGATACTGTATTATGGTCCGCTCCAGATACATTATGTGACTATTACTCATATTGTGGACCTTATGGTCTCTGCACAAGGTCGGGCTCTTGTACATGCCCTGTTGGTTTTGATCCATCATATGCCAAAGAATGGAAAATTGTAGGTTGTTCAAGAAAGGAACCTCTGAGTTGTGAAGAAAGCATTGTTACACATCCAGAAGTGACATTTTATCCAATACATGGCATTCATAGATATCCTCAGCAGGATTTCATGCTGAACGTTTCAGACATGAGTGAGTGTGAATCCTCTTGCTTAAGGAACTGTAGTTGTATTGCCTTTGCTTACAATACAAGTTGCTTAATGTGGTTTTGGGACCTGTGGAATACATTAGTGCTTGACTCTGGTCCAAATGGCAACTCTATGTACATACGTATAGCAACCAAACAACAATCAGGTCCTAGGACTGTTCCTCTAGTTTCTTTCTGGAAAAGACTAGTTTTTGGATCGATGATTGGTGTGCTAGCCCTTGTTGTTATTGGTCTGATTCTCTTGTGGAGATGCAGAAGAAAGCTTTTCAGGGCTAGAACGGTGGTTGACAATGGAAGCCTTGTGGTATTCTCGTTTGTACATATAAAGAACTGTACCAAAAATTTCTCTGAAAAACTTGGAGAAGGAGGCTTTGGCTGCGTTTTTAAAGGGATGCTGCCAGGCTGCACTGCTGTGGCTGTGAAGAAGCTAAAAGGCCTTAGACAGGAAGACAAGCAATTTCGAGCAGAGGTGCAGACCATAGGTATGATTCAGCACATCAATATTGTCCGTCTGCTTGGGTTTTGCGCTGAAGATAGTAGAAGGTTCCTGGTGTATGAATATATGGCAAATGGTTCTTTGAGTAACCACCTGTTTTCCAAGAGATCCTCTAAGTTAAGCTGGGAGCTGCGGTACTCGATTGCTCTTGGAATTGCAGGAGGCCTGGCTTATCTGCACGAGGGATGCAGGGACTGTATTGTACACTGTGACATGAAGCCAGATAACATACTTCTTGACGCAGAACTCTGTCCCAAGATTGCAGATTTTGGCATGGCAAAGCTTCTTGGTCGAGATTTCAGCAGGGCACTGACAACAATGCGAGGGACCATCGGATACCTTGCACCGGAGTGGATCTCAGGTGTACCAATCACACATAAGGCTGATGTTTACAGCTACGGAATGGTGCTTCTAGAAATCATTGCAGGGCGAAGAAATTCGGAGAAGATTAAGGAAGGAAAGTTTACTTACTTTCCAATATATGCTGCAGTTAAGGTGAATGAAGGTGATGTTATGTGCCTGTTGGACAGTAGTCTGGAGGGCAACGCTGAAGTGGAGCAGCTGAACAGAACCTGTAGAGTCGCCTGTTGGTGCATTCAGGATGCTGAAGACCACAGGCCAATGATGGGGCAAGTTGTTCGCATGCTAGAGGGTGTCATGGATGTCGAGGTCCCTCCGGTTCCCAGGTCACTGCAAAACTATGTGGGAATTGAGGATTCCATCTCTGAAGATTTGAACATCTCGTATTAG
- the LOC117858014 gene encoding G-type lectin S-receptor-like serine/threonine-protein kinase At2g19130 isoform X1, protein MVGCQRIKLFEETMVNGDGSLKVFSFAQIKKITKNFSEKLGEGGFGCDFKGTMPVSTMVAVKRLKGFVQGDKQFRAEVQTIGMIQHTNLVRLLGFCAGEDRRLLVYEYMVNGSLNSHLFCSSSAKFNTLILDELFCPKIADFGMAKLLGRDYSRVLTTMRGTIGYLAPEWISGVPITQKADVYSYGMMLLEIISGRRNSEKIKEGKFTYFPTYAAVKLNEGNGMCLLDNGLGGNADAEQLARACRVSCWCIQDAADHRPMMGQVVRMLEGVMDVEVPPVPRSLQKYVGMEDSNCSDWTASEVSC, encoded by the exons ATGGTTGGATGTCAAAG AATAAAGTTATTCGAGGAAACAATGGTGAATGGTGATGGAAGCCTCAAGGTCTTCTCATTTGCACAAATAAAGAAGATAACAAAAAATTTCTCTGAAAAACTTGGGGAAGGAGGCTTTGGCTGCGATTTCAAAGGGACAATGCCAGTTTCCACTATGGTTGCTGTCAAAAGGTTAAAAGGCTTCGTGCAAGGAGATAAGCAGTTCCGAGCAGAGGTGCAGACCATTGGGATGATTCAACACACCAATCTAGTTCGTCTTCTTGGATTTTGTGCTGGTGAGGACAGAAGGTTGCTAGTGTATGAATACATGGTGAATGGTTCTTTAAATTCTCATCTCTTTTGTAGCAGTTCTGCAAAGTTTAACACACTAATCCTTGATGAACTGTTCTGCCCTAAGATTGCAGACTTTGGTATGGCAAAGCTTCTTGGTCGAGACTATAGCAGGGTACTGACAACAATGCGAGGGACCATTGGGTATCTTGCACCTGAGTGGATCTCAGGCGTACCGATCACGCAAAAGGCTGATGTTTACAGCTACGGAATGATGCTTCTAGAAATCATATCGGGGCGAAGGAATTCAGAGAAAATTAAGGAGGGGAAGTTTACATACTTTCCAACCTATGCTGCAGTTAAGTTGAATGAAGGAAATGGTATGTGCCTGCTGGATAATGGTTTGGGGGGCAATGCTGATGCAGAGCAGCTGGCCAGAGCTTGTAGAGTCTCCTGCTGGTGCATTCAGGATGCTGCAGATCACAGGCCGATGATGGGGCAAGTTGTTCGCATGCTAGAGGGTGTCATGGATGTCGAGGTCCCTCCTGTTCCCAGGTCACTGCAAAAGTATGTTGGCATGGAGGATTCCAATTGTTCAGATTGGACAGCTTCTGAAGTCTCTTGTTAG
- the LOC117858014 gene encoding G-type lectin S-receptor-like serine/threonine-protein kinase At2g19130 isoform X2 gives MVNGDGSLKVFSFAQIKKITKNFSEKLGEGGFGCDFKGTMPVSTMVAVKRLKGFVQGDKQFRAEVQTIGMIQHTNLVRLLGFCAGEDRRLLVYEYMVNGSLNSHLFCSSSAKFNTLILDELFCPKIADFGMAKLLGRDYSRVLTTMRGTIGYLAPEWISGVPITQKADVYSYGMMLLEIISGRRNSEKIKEGKFTYFPTYAAVKLNEGNGMCLLDNGLGGNADAEQLARACRVSCWCIQDAADHRPMMGQVVRMLEGVMDVEVPPVPRSLQKYVGMEDSNCSDWTASEVSC, from the coding sequence ATGGTGAATGGTGATGGAAGCCTCAAGGTCTTCTCATTTGCACAAATAAAGAAGATAACAAAAAATTTCTCTGAAAAACTTGGGGAAGGAGGCTTTGGCTGCGATTTCAAAGGGACAATGCCAGTTTCCACTATGGTTGCTGTCAAAAGGTTAAAAGGCTTCGTGCAAGGAGATAAGCAGTTCCGAGCAGAGGTGCAGACCATTGGGATGATTCAACACACCAATCTAGTTCGTCTTCTTGGATTTTGTGCTGGTGAGGACAGAAGGTTGCTAGTGTATGAATACATGGTGAATGGTTCTTTAAATTCTCATCTCTTTTGTAGCAGTTCTGCAAAGTTTAACACACTAATCCTTGATGAACTGTTCTGCCCTAAGATTGCAGACTTTGGTATGGCAAAGCTTCTTGGTCGAGACTATAGCAGGGTACTGACAACAATGCGAGGGACCATTGGGTATCTTGCACCTGAGTGGATCTCAGGCGTACCGATCACGCAAAAGGCTGATGTTTACAGCTACGGAATGATGCTTCTAGAAATCATATCGGGGCGAAGGAATTCAGAGAAAATTAAGGAGGGGAAGTTTACATACTTTCCAACCTATGCTGCAGTTAAGTTGAATGAAGGAAATGGTATGTGCCTGCTGGATAATGGTTTGGGGGGCAATGCTGATGCAGAGCAGCTGGCCAGAGCTTGTAGAGTCTCCTGCTGGTGCATTCAGGATGCTGCAGATCACAGGCCGATGATGGGGCAAGTTGTTCGCATGCTAGAGGGTGTCATGGATGTCGAGGTCCCTCCTGTTCCCAGGTCACTGCAAAAGTATGTTGGCATGGAGGATTCCAATTGTTCAGATTGGACAGCTTCTGAAGTCTCTTGTTAG
- the LOC117858013 gene encoding uncharacterized protein, translated as MRERDPCWEYCDKLDGNKVRCRFCHKVLNGGISRLKFHLSQIPSKGVNPCTKVKEDVIEKVKAIISAKEEYKEFQLLKRQRVAELSVPPKRTRELPSQSTTPGAANSPAVTLAAEQSHLLALEVSTPAPKLSGAVNKSRAASELEAERCIAEFFFENKLDYSIADSVSYQHMLEVLGGVGFRGPSAEVLKDKWLHKLKSEILQKTKEIEKDWVTTGCTILADSWTDNKLKALINFSVSSPLGTFFLKTVDASSHFKTHRGLYDLFDEVIREVGPENVVQIIADRNINYGSIDKLIMQNYNSIFWSPCASFCINSMLDDFSKIDWVNQCICQAQTVTRFIYNNKWVLDFTRKSMPGQELVCSGITKSVSDFLTLKSLLRHRSKLKQMFHCAEFSSSSYASRSIPCVEILNDDELWRAVEEIAAVSEPLLRVMRDVSGGKAAIGYIYESMTKVTDSIRTYYIMDEGKCKSFLDIVEQKWQAELHSPLHSAAAFLNPSIQYNPEVKFFSSIKEEFFHVLDKVLTNPDLRQDITSQLHAFRKAQGMFGSNIAKEARNNTSPGMWWEQYGDSAPSLQRAAVRVTSQVCSTLTFQRDWGMILQNHYEKRNKLDKEALADQAYVHYNLTLHSEPKTRKKLDGDPIALDGIDMTSPWVEDSDGPILTQWLDRFPSALDGGDLNTRQFGGSIFGPSDNLFGL; from the exons A TGCGGGAGAGAGATCCCTGCTGGGAGTACTGCGACAAGCTGGATGGGAACAAGGTCCGGTGCAGGTTCTGTCACAAGGTTCTCAATGGCGGCATCAGCAGGCTCAAGTTCCATCTTTCTCAAATTCCCAGCAAAGGGGTTAACCCTTGCACCAAGGTGAAGGAAGATGTTATTGAGAAGGTGAAGGCTATCATATCGGCAAAGGAGGAGTACAAGGAGTTCCAGCTCCTCAAGAGGCAGAGGGTAGCTGAATTGTCGGTACCCCCGAAAAGGACACGGGAGCTTCCGTCTCAGTCTACTACTCCAGGGGCAGCGAACTCACCAGCGGTTACTCTTGCTGCTGAACAGAGTCACCTTCTTGCTCTGGAAGTGTCGACTCCGGCACCAAAACTATCTGGTGCTGTTAACAAGTCACGCGCTGCTTCAGAATTGGAGGCAGAGCGATGCATAGCTGAATTCTTTTTCGAGAACAAGTTGGACTATAGTATAGCAGACTCAGTTTCATACCAGCATATGCTGGAGGTACTTGGTGGTGTGGGATTCCGGGGGCCGTCAGCAGAGGTTCTGAAGGACAAGTGGTTGCACAAGCTCAAGTCAGAGATTTTGCAGAAAACAAAAGAGATTGAAAAGGATTGGGTGACAACAGGTTGCACTATATTGGCTGATTCATGGACTGATAACAAATTGAAAGCTCTAATCAACTTTTCTGTGTCGTCTCCTCTAGGGACATTCTTCCTCAAAACAGTGGATGCCTCTTCACACTTCAAAACTCACAGAGGGTTGTATGATCTCTTCGATGAAGTGATTCGAGAAGTTGGCCCAGAGAATGTTGTTCAGATAATCGCTGACAGGAATATAAACTACGGCAGCATAGACAAGCTAATCATGCAGAACTACAACTCAATCTTTTGGTCACCATGTGCATCTTTCTGCATTAACTCAATGTTGGAtgacttctccaagattgattgGGTGAACCAATGCATCTGCCAAGCACAAACCGTAACACGATTTATCTACAACAATAAGTGGGTTCTTGATTTTACGAGAAAGTCCATGCCAGGGCAAGAGCTTGTTTGCTCAGGGATTACAAAGTCTGTATCAGATTTTCTCACACTGAAATCCTTGTTGAGGCACAGGTCAAAGCTGAAGCAAATGTTTCATTGCGCTGAattttcatcttcttcataTGCAAGTAGGTCCATTCCTTGTGTTGAGATACTCAATGATGATGAGCTTTGGAGAGCAGTTGAAGAGATAGCTGCTGTTTCTGAACCTTTATTGAGGGTCATGAGGGATGTTTCAGGAGGCAAAGCTGCCATTGGTTACATATATGAGTCTATGACAAAAGTGACGGACTCTATTAGAACATACTACATAATGGATGAAGGCAAATGTAAGTCGTTTCTGGACATAGTGGAGCAAAAATGGCAAGCAGAGCTACATTCACCTCTTCATTCAGCAGCTGCTTTTCTGAACCCAAGCATCCAGTATAACCCAGAAGTAAAATTTTTTAGTAGTATCAAGGAGGAGTTCTTCCATGTTCTTGATAAGGTGCTTACAAACCCTGACCTAAGGCAAGATATTACTTCTCAATTGCATGCTTTTCGCAAGGCGCAAGGGATGTTTGGTTCTAACATTGCTAAAGAGGCCCGCAACAATACCTCCCCAG GGATGTGGTGGGAACAATACGGCGATTCAGCACCATCACTGCAACGAGCCGCTGTCAGAGTTACCAGCCAGGTCTGCAGCACCCTAACGTTTCAAAGAGACTGGGGTATGATCCTTCAGAACCACTATGAAAAGCGCAACAAGCTGGACAAGGAGGCTTTGGCCGACCAAGCCTACGTGCACTACAATCTCACGCTCCACTCCGAACCCAAGACGAGGAAGAAGTTGGATGGCGATCCAATCGCACTGGATGGCATCGACATGACGTCGCCGTGGGTGGAGGACTCCGACGGCCCAATCCTCACCCAGTGGCTCGACAGGTTCCCGTCGGCCTTGGACGGTGGAGACTTGAACACGAGGCAGTTTGGTGGATCCATCTTTGGTCCCAGCGATAATCTGTTCGGCTTGTAA
- the LOC117858017 gene encoding uncharacterized protein produces the protein MEGKSRVPEVTIVPAPRPAAGAGSVDAAKAAGKEPISPGTPSSADAGGGRSGKERRAEEGVSLPGWKLDALCQESCPSPAMRARFLYF, from the coding sequence ATGGAAGGGAAGAGCCGGGTGCCGGAGGTGACCATCGTCCCGGCGCCTAGGCCGGCGGCTGGCGCTGGCTCCGTGGACGCGGCTAAGGCGGCGGGTAAGGAGCCGATCAGCCCGGGCACGCCGTCCTcggcggacgccggcggcggccgcagcggcAAGGAGAGGCGCGCGGAGGAGGGCGTCTCCCTGCCCGGGTGGAAGCTCGACGCCCTCTGCCAGGAGTCCTGCCCGTCGCCGGCCATGAGGGCGCGCTTCCTCTACTTCTGA
- the LOC117858016 gene encoding V-type proton ATPase subunit E: protein MEEVDVSRQLKQMTDFIRQEAVEKAVEIEAAAAEEFQIEKLQLVEAEKKKIRQEFDRKEKQVGIKNKIDYSMQLNASRIKVLQAQDDLVTNMMESARKELLYISRDHQTYKKLLKILIVQSLLRLKEPAVLLRCRKEDLDLVDSVLESASNEYAEKANVYPPEIVVDRRVFLPSAPSHYQAPGPSCSGGVVLASRDGKIVCENTLDARLQAVFRKKLPEIRQSLFRQVAA, encoded by the exons ATGGAGGAAGTGGACGTGTCGCGGCAGCTCAAGCAGATGACGGACTTCATCCGCCAGGAGGCCGTCGAGAAGGCCGTCGAGATCGAGGCCGCAGCCGCCGAG GAATTCCAAATTGAAAAATTGCAACTGGTGGAAGCTGAAAAAAAGAAGATCAGGCAGGAATTTGATCGCAAAGAGAAGCAAGTCGGCATCAAGAATAAAAT TGATTACTCAATGCAGCTCAATGCTTCCCGAATTAAAGTTCTTCAAGCTCAGGATGACCTGGTAACAAATATGATGGAGTCAGCAAGGAAAGAGCTACTGTACATAAGCCGTGATCATCAAACTTACAAGAAACTTCTGAAGATACTTATTGTTCAG AGTTTGCTGCGTCTGAAAGAACCAGCTGTGCTTCTCCGCTGCAGGAAGGAGGATCTTGACCTTGTTGATTCAGTTTTGGAGTCGGCAAGTAATGAGTATGCAGAAAAAGCAAATGTATATCCTCCTGAGATAGTGGTAGATCGTCGTGTCTTTCTGCCATCTGCTCCCAGTCATTATCAGGCACCTGGTCCCTCGTG TTCTGGCGGAGTTGTGCTAGCTTCCCGAGATGGAAAGATCGTCTGTGAAAACACACTGGATGCTAGACTGCAAGCGGTTTTTAGAAAGAAGCTGCCTGAG ATCCGTCAAAGCCTTTTCAGGCAGGTTGCCGCATAA